A window of Streptomyces sp. SAI-127 contains these coding sequences:
- a CDS encoding LD-carboxypeptidase, whose amino-acid sequence MKELVRPSRLTPGARVAVVATSGPVPEERLQAGLDVLRGWDLDPVVGPHVLDRHGEFGYLAGTDADRAADLQNAWCDPSVDAVLCARGGYGAMRMVELLDWNAMRAAGPKVLVGFSDVTALHEAFAIRLGLVTLYGPMAAGIDFIKNARAQEHLRSTLFAPETVRTIASGGRSLVPGRARGVTLGGCLCLLASELGSAYARPGARGGLLCLEDVGEETYRLDRYLTQLLRADWLDGVHGVLLGSWEKCEPYERVRALLLDRLGGLGVPVVEEFGFGHCEGALTIPFGVAAELDADAGTLTLEEPALH is encoded by the coding sequence GTGAAGGAACTCGTCAGACCGTCCAGACTCACTCCGGGCGCGCGCGTGGCCGTGGTCGCGACCAGCGGACCGGTGCCGGAGGAACGGCTCCAGGCGGGCCTGGACGTCCTGCGCGGCTGGGATCTGGACCCCGTCGTGGGTCCCCATGTCCTCGACCGGCACGGCGAGTTCGGCTACCTGGCGGGCACGGACGCCGACCGGGCGGCAGATCTCCAGAACGCCTGGTGCGACCCGTCCGTGGACGCCGTACTGTGCGCCCGCGGCGGGTACGGCGCGATGCGCATGGTCGAACTGCTCGACTGGAACGCCATGCGCGCGGCCGGTCCGAAGGTGCTTGTCGGGTTCAGTGACGTGACCGCGCTGCACGAGGCGTTCGCCATCCGGCTCGGCCTGGTCACGCTGTACGGTCCGATGGCCGCCGGCATCGACTTCATCAAGAACGCGCGGGCCCAGGAACATCTGAGGTCCACGCTGTTCGCGCCGGAGACGGTCCGCACGATCGCCTCCGGCGGCAGGTCCCTCGTCCCCGGCCGGGCCCGCGGTGTCACCCTGGGCGGCTGTCTGTGCCTGCTCGCCTCCGAACTGGGCTCGGCGTACGCCCGGCCCGGCGCGCGCGGGGGCCTGCTCTGCCTGGAGGACGTCGGTGAGGAGACGTACCGTCTCGACCGCTACCTGACCCAGCTCCTGCGCGCCGACTGGCTCGACGGGGTGCACGGGGTGCTCCTCGGGTCGTGGGAGAAGTGTGAACCGTACGAGAGGGTGCGCGCGCTGCTCCTCGACCGGCTCGGGGGACTCGGCGTACCCGTCGTCGAGGAGTTCGGATTCGGGCACTGCGAAGGGGCGTTGACGATCCCGTTCGGAGTGGCCGCCGAGCTCGACGCCGACGCGGGGACGCTGACGCTGGAGGAACCCGCTCTTCACTGA
- a CDS encoding prolyl oligopeptidase family serine peptidase, with translation MQTSAYGSWPSPIDAALAAAHDGHPEWLGFVGDEVWWTEPRPTEGGRRTLVRRRADGQEESVLPAPWNVRSRVIEYGGHPWAGAVVAGEPLVVFVHFADQRLYRYEPGSEPRPLTPVSPVGGGLRWAEPQVRLDLGEVWCVLEEFTGDGPTDVRRVLAAVPLDGSAVRDRDAVRELTDDRHRFVTGPRVSPDGSRAAWLAWDHPRMPWDGTELVVADIGSHGTLVEPRTLAGGPEESIAQADWSPDGRLLYASDRTGWWNLYRDGEQLCPREEEFGGALWKLGHRWFAPLDSGLIAVVHGSGSTALGILDPESGELVDAAGPWTEFAPTLAVHGERVVAVGASPRTAHEVVELDTRTGRARVIGAPHDDPVDPVYYPEPLIRTFTGPDGRDIHAHVYPPHHPGHRAPGGELPPYVVWAHGGPTGHAPLVLDLSIAYFTSRGIGVAEVNYGGSTGYGREYRNRLREQWGVVDVEDCAAVALALADEGTADRDRLAVRGGSAGGWTAAASLTATDVYACGTIVYPILDLAGWGTGETHDFESQYLESLVGPLAEVPGRYAERSPVEHADRVTVPFLLLQGLDDVICPPAQCERFLARIAGRQVPHAYIAFEGEGHGFRRAETMIRALEAELSLYAQVFGLNPPGVPTLELVK, from the coding sequence GTGCAGACGTCGGCATACGGTTCCTGGCCCTCGCCCATCGACGCGGCCCTCGCGGCCGCGCACGACGGGCACCCCGAATGGCTGGGCTTCGTCGGGGACGAGGTGTGGTGGACCGAACCACGGCCCACCGAGGGCGGCCGCCGCACCCTCGTGCGCAGACGCGCCGACGGCCAGGAGGAGTCGGTGCTGCCGGCGCCGTGGAACGTGCGCAGCCGCGTCATCGAGTACGGCGGCCACCCCTGGGCCGGCGCGGTGGTGGCCGGCGAACCGCTTGTCGTGTTCGTGCACTTCGCCGACCAGCGGCTGTACCGGTACGAGCCCGGGAGCGAGCCGCGCCCCCTGACACCCGTCTCCCCGGTGGGCGGCGGACTGCGCTGGGCGGAACCGCAGGTGAGACTCGACCTCGGTGAAGTGTGGTGCGTTCTGGAGGAGTTCACCGGCGACGGGCCCACCGACGTCCGCCGGGTCCTGGCCGCCGTACCGCTGGACGGCTCGGCGGTGCGGGACCGGGACGCGGTGCGCGAACTCACCGACGACCGCCACCGGTTCGTCACCGGCCCCCGCGTCTCCCCCGACGGCTCGCGCGCGGCCTGGCTCGCCTGGGACCACCCGCGCATGCCCTGGGACGGCACGGAACTGGTCGTCGCGGACATCGGCTCCCACGGCACGCTCGTCGAGCCCCGCACCCTGGCGGGCGGTCCGGAGGAGTCGATCGCCCAGGCCGACTGGTCGCCCGACGGCCGTCTGCTGTACGCGAGCGACCGCACCGGCTGGTGGAACCTCTACCGCGACGGCGAGCAACTCTGCCCGCGCGAGGAGGAGTTCGGCGGCGCCCTCTGGAAGCTCGGCCACCGCTGGTTCGCGCCCCTGGACAGCGGACTGATCGCCGTCGTGCACGGCAGCGGCTCGACCGCCCTCGGGATCCTGGACCCCGAGAGCGGTGAACTCGTCGACGCGGCAGGACCCTGGACCGAGTTCGCACCCACCCTCGCGGTGCACGGCGAGCGGGTCGTCGCCGTCGGCGCCAGCCCCCGCACCGCCCACGAGGTCGTGGAGCTCGACACCCGCACCGGCCGGGCCCGGGTGATCGGCGCCCCGCACGACGACCCCGTCGACCCCGTGTATTACCCCGAGCCCCTGATCCGCACCTTCACCGGACCGGACGGCCGCGACATCCACGCCCACGTCTACCCGCCCCACCACCCCGGACACCGGGCGCCCGGCGGCGAGCTGCCGCCGTACGTCGTCTGGGCGCACGGCGGGCCCACCGGACACGCGCCCCTCGTGCTCGACCTCTCGATCGCCTACTTCACCTCGCGCGGCATCGGCGTCGCCGAGGTCAACTACGGCGGCTCGACCGGGTACGGGCGGGAGTACCGCAACCGGCTGCGCGAGCAGTGGGGCGTGGTCGACGTCGAGGACTGCGCCGCCGTCGCGCTCGCCCTCGCCGACGAGGGCACCGCCGACCGCGACCGGCTCGCCGTCCGCGGCGGCAGCGCCGGAGGCTGGACCGCGGCCGCCTCGCTCACCGCGACCGACGTCTACGCCTGCGGCACGATCGTCTACCCGATCCTCGACCTGGCCGGCTGGGGCACGGGGGAGACCCACGACTTCGAGTCCCAGTACCTGGAGAGCCTGGTCGGACCGCTCGCCGAGGTCCCCGGACGGTACGCGGAACGCTCGCCCGTCGAGCACGCCGACCGGGTCACCGTGCCCTTCCTGCTGCTCCAGGGCCTGGACGACGTGATCTGCCCGCCCGCGCAGTGCGAGCGGTTCCTGGCCCGGATCGCCGGCCGGCAGGTGCCGCACGCGTACATCGCCTTCGAGGGGGAGGGGCACGGGTTCCGTCGGGCCGAGACGATGATCCGGGCGCTGGAGGCCGAACTCTCCCTGTATGCCCAGGTGTTCGGGCTGAACCCGCCCGGCGTACCGACATTGGAGCTCGTCAAGTGA